The following nucleotide sequence is from Sphingomonas telluris.
ACCATCTAACCAAGTGGCGCGAACGGCGGCGAAGCTCGTCTCCGTTCCCGCTCTTCGACGCCGATCGCTCGAGCCTCAAGGGGTTCGGGCGATTGGCGGTGCGACCGCCTCCCCCGGACCGGGGAGCCAAAGGAACATCCGATGAAAATGATTTACAGCTTGATGGCCGGCGTTGCCGCGCTTTCGCTCGCAGCGCCAGCCTCCGCCCAGTGGGTCCATGAGCCGAATTACAGCCAGACACCGAACACGCCTGCACCTACGCAGTGGGGCCATAGCCGCACTTACAGCCAGCAGCTCCGAATGCAGATTGACGCGGGTGTCAGCGAGGGCGCGATCTCACGGCGTGAAAGCTTCGCCTTGCGCGAAGAACTAAGCCAGCTGGTGCGACTTGAACGCAGGTTCAGTCCAAATGGTATCAGCGGCCGCGAACATGCCCAGCTGCTGCAACGCAGCACCGCACTAGCCGAGGACATTCGTATCGCCAGTCGCGATCACAACGGTCGCCGCGGTGATACGGCGAGTTGGGAAAGTCGCAGTATCAATGGGCAGTGGGTGCCCGACGCCAGGTTTGCAGGATTGCATCCCGGCGATCGGTTCAACGGTGATGCAAGGATTGGTCAGCACGTCACCGCCCGAATGGTCAACCTGCCAGCCGAGTATCGCGGCCAGTATGTCGATGATGCTCGCGTCTATTACGGTTATGACAATGGGCGCGTCTACCAGATCGACCGTCAGTCTCAGATGATCCTGGCACTGCTCGACATCACGCGTTGATAGGTTTGTTCGTCACGCGAAAGGCGTCCGGCTTCGGCTGGGCGCCTTTTTGCAAGCGACGTCTGCAGAACGTTGCCTGTATCGATGAACCCGCTGTCCCGCCAGTCACGCACTCGATGTCCCCGCTAAGCGTTCTTCATGCCGCCCGCGGCAATCGTGATTCAAATGTCGCCTTGGTCACCGCCACGACGAGACCCTCGCTGGACGATGTTTCAGAGACTTGAGCCTTCAACTGCTTAGCCAATGCCGCGACGAGCGCGGTGCCCAATCCCGTCGATGTGCCCGACTCCGTCTCTTGCCTTCGTCCCGTGCCATTGTCGGCGACGGTGAGTTTCCAGTCTGATTTTGCCATCTCGAAGGTCACGCGAATGCGATCTGATGAGCGCCCCTCGGGGAAGGCGTATTTCACGGCGTTGATGATCAGTTCGGTAACGATCAACCCGATGCTCACCGCATGGCTCGTTGGGAGCACCCCTCGATCGGAAGTAACGGTAATATCGATGTTTTGCCGAGGGTCGACCATCGACGAAGCGAGGCCCGAGCTCAGTTTCGCCAGATAGGGACCCATCTCGATCTGCTCGATACCGTCCGAGGCCTGCAGGTGGCCTTGCACCGCGGCCACCGACATGACCCTCTGGTGAGCTGCACGAAGCTCGTTCTTGGTCTCTTCCGAACTTACTGCCCCCGCTTTCAGTAGCAGGATACTGGCAATGATTTGCAGGCTGTTCGCGATGCGATGCCGCATCTCGCGCAGGAGCGTTTTTTGCTGTTCGAGCAGCTCCTCCGTGTGCTCCAAGAGTAGCTGCTTCTCCTGTTCAGCAGCGCGTCGCTCGGTGATGTCCTTGATCGCGACCAGCACCATCCGCCCTGACCCGCTTTTATCGCGGATGGGCAAAGCGTTCAGGTGCAGCGTGCGCTTGCCGAGCTTCGCGAAGTTACGCTCAAACTCGAAGCTGTCGATGGCGGTGCGATCGTCAACGACGGCCGCAAGAAGCTGCCTGAGCCCAGGGATGTCCCATTGTCCGCCCGACAGCTCGAACATGGAACGGCCATGCGCACTGGCGGGATCCTCGCCGTAGACCTCGTAGAAGCAACGGCTGCCGGCTAAGAGTTGGAGCTCGTCATCGAGCACCAGGAATGGTTCTGGCAAAGTGTCAACGATCGCCAGCGCGAGCGCCTGCGCTTGGGCCAGATCGTGAGGCAGATTCATTGAAGCGCTCCTTGGGCGGGAGCTTCGCACATCTCTCTGCCATCGGCTCGCCAAGCTTGTCCGATGGTTTTGCAACAATACACTGTCCGAAGCCGAACAGTAACTCAAAACATCCGGGGCCTCTTAGTTCCCGCGAAGCGTTGACCCGTTACACTTGGCCACCATCGACCAGTGCTGGAGTGCAGCCGCGCTCCTGACTTCCAGGGGAGCAGGCGATGCACGCGTTGATTATCGAGGACGACGATCTGATCGCCATAACGATTGAAGGGCTCCTGAGCAGCTGCGGCTTCACATCTTTTGACTTCGCTGTGTCGCTCGATGAAGCGGTAACCGCAGCGAGGCAACGATGCCCAGATTTGATCACTGCCGACATCGAGCTGAAGCCCGGTTCCGGTATCGATGCGGTCCAGACCATCTGCTCTGAAAATCCAATCCCGGTAATCTTCATCACAGGGCGAGCCGACGACGCGCGGTCCCGGATGCCTCAGCATCCTGTGCTTAGCAAACCCTTCCGCGTGAGTGACGTAGAGGCGGCAGTGCGGGAAGTGATGAGCGAGTAAACTAGCGGAGGGGTCGCGCCCACCTAACCTAAGGAGCGATCCAGCCGCCGATCGCCAGCACCGCTGCTACGGCGCTGATGCCGAACGCAACCATGAGCAATGTTATGGCAAGGGTCGCCGGCGCCGCGTTTGATGCCCGCTGCCCATCGAGCCGCTCCAGCAACGGACCTCGGAGCCTGTTGGACCAAATAGCGAATGAGATCGCCATCAGAACCACCGAGGCGAAAGCGAGAATGCGTGCAACCTCAGACATTGGAGCGCAGCTTGTTGGGGCTGGAGCCGTTGCGCGCGTAGATCGCGGGCGGCAGCACATCAGCAAGATCGATTGCCTGCGTCTCAGCTGAGAGGGCTTTCAAACTGTAGCGACCGGCAAGATCGTAATGAATCAGCCGTGCCTCCGCGCTAACTGCGTGCTGGGCGGCCTTGAGCGAAGCCCTATTCCGGCCGAGCCAATATGCCTTTTCCATGATGCATCTCCTGCGAGCGAGAGCACGATAGGTCTCTCTGTCACAGGGCGCTCGGTTGCGATCTCAGGTGATGGCCATTCCTGGCACCCTCCCGATGAACGGCGTCTGACGTCTAATGATTGGATCGCCGATCGATCATCCGCGACTGTGACGCACTGGATTGCCAATAGGACGGACCTGCGATGTCAACACGAGCAGCCTCAGCTAACCTACTGATATTTCGATGCTATGCGCACGGCTGGAGCTCGATTTGCCCAACAAAAACGCGATTCGACAACCGGTCGAGTTCAATTTGAACCAACCGAACACTGCAGGTGAGAATATGATCCGCGGCATGTTGCATAAATCGAGCTTCGGAAACGAAAATCGAGCGCTTCGTGATACGCGGTTTGCTATCTGCTTCGGTCATGAATCATGCCATGCAAGCGGTGTCGTTATTACTCGCGTCCATGTTCCAGGGCCGTCACCCCGATCGCCTCCGGTCGAGTTTCATGTTCGCCGGACCCGGCGAGCCGATTGCCCTCGCTCGCATGGGGACGGAGGTAAACTACGACAGCAAGGCTTTGCTCCAGGCGGCACTTTACGTGCGACGGCACGGTTCTCCCCACCTGCGCTCGCTCTCGATGGATGAGGTCAATAGCAGGCTCAAGCGCTTCATAAGCGACCATTACTACCTACTCGCTGAGCAAGCCTTCGGCGTCCGATTCAGCTGCTCGTATGATGAGCACCTGAGCGCTGACACGAAGGAGCGGCTCGCAAACGCGGCCGGCGCGTCTGCTCTATTCGTGGAACCCCGGCAGATCGTTCTGTTCCCCCTGATCCCAATCGCATCCGATGCAGCCTTCGACTCGAGCAGGTTTTTTATCTGCTCTCCACCCGCCCTCGCCGATCAACTGACCGCCCACCAGGTCCACACGGACCTGGTTCCTGATAGTTTCCCCCCGGTGCGAGAGTGGGACGGGATACGCCATAGCCCGACGTCGTGGCTCGGCGTGGAAGCCCCGACGCTGGACGCGGCCAAGCAGATACGAGCTGCGGTCCTTGGTGCCGTGGCGCTGCTTCCCCACCGGAGCGAACGATACATGTTCAGCGGACGAAAGATGTTCGGCGGATACACGAGTTTCGACGACCGCTGCACGATCTCCTTCGGCGATCCTCACACCCCGCCCCTTATGGAGAGCTTAGTCTTAGATGCATCGGACCGTGAGTGGCTGTCGGTGCTTGCGGAAAAGCTGGTCTCGCCCTCGAATGAGCACAGACGCCAAATGCGCGCTCTCGAATATTACTATCGGGCATGGGCGCCCGATCCAGTGAAGCGGTTCCCGACCCTGTTCGCTGCTATCGATGCGATTTTCGGCGATGCGTCTCAGGCCACTCAGGCAGTTGTAGACGCGGTGGGTCCGGTAATGGGACCGGAGTATACTAGCGAGCGCATCCGGCTCATTCTCAGGTTGCGCGCCAGCGTTATCCATGGAGGCGCGCCGAACGTTTACGAGTCCAGCAAATACGAGGAATATTACAGCACCTACGAAAGAGACCCAGTGCGCGACTTCGAACTAATCGTCGCTCGGTGCCTTCAACAAGTCGTCTTTCCCGCCGTGATGAGCGAGCGGCCACACACCCACGCGGACCTAATTTTTCAGCACACCGGCAAGGTCGTGTAGCGTAGTCTTAGAGAGCGCACTGTGAATAGGCCAATCGATCGCCGGAACCTCTTCGAGCACGCCGTTCGGGTTGCCGCCTGTCCGCACGTGGCAACCTGCAGAGCCGAGTTCGCTGCCATCGGGGGGGAAATGCCGCTCGCGTTTCCCGCGCCTGATTACGTTGGCCCGAACTACCGGGGGCTGGTGGTGATCGCGGGTAATCCCGGCCTGGCGCATGCGGGCATCCACCATGAGAACGATGCGCGAATGTTGCGACTGCAAGAGCGAGTTGCGCGGGGTGACCAGGAAGCCTTCGAAGAGCTCATGGCCTTTCTTCCCGAAAGCATGGCGCATTGGCCTCAAATGGTGAACACCGATGCCCGCCGCCGATTGAGCTTCGACATTCGCGACATCGCATACGTCGAGGTTGTCAAATGCGCCACGCGCCCGCTCGGTAGCAATCTTCCCAGCCTTTTCCGTGGCACAGGTATACTCTCGCGCTGCTGGGAGACGCACACCAGCGCGCTCATCGACGCGCTTGCACCGACGCACATTGTGGCGCTCTGGAAGCCAATCATTCCCACGTTGCGGACCTTGGGGTATCAGTTCCCGTCCGATCAGGACCGGATCGGCTCATACAACGGCTCGCGGTTCGTGAACTTGGAGCGGCGCTATGCCGATGTCGTGCGGGTCTTTGATTCCTTCTACGGACGATAAAGCGCTTCGACGCCGCGGCGTGGACCGCAGGCGCACATCATCCGGTTTCGACCGAAGCTGACGCCTACTCGGGCGTGGCGATGTCGTTCAAAGGATCACCGATCTTACTGGTTCGTCCTTCGTATCTGGCGACAATATGTTCGCAGCATCCCGTAGCAGCGCTTTGATGGGCTCTCGCTCCACCGAAGTCAGCGCTCGTTCGATCACGTTGATCTCGAACTGGCGATCGCGCAAATTCTCTGCCTTCATTCGCAATTCGCGGGCGACGTGATCCCTAGTCTCCTTGCCTACGAAAGCCTCATTCACATTTGCTTGGAGGTCTCGGAGCAAACGATCACGCTCTCCATCGCCTTGGGCCACTGCCATTGAAGCAAGGGCATAAATGCCATTCTCAAGTGCGTCCCATTGATGCAGCGAGACGGCGATGCTCCATTTCAGTAGGCGTTTCCTCACCTCGTCAAGAACATCATCGCCGCCCCACCGCCGAGCAGCCCCCGCAATTTGCAGAAGATACTCGATGAACGACAGATTATGGACGTGCAGCGCGGAGTCGGGCTCTGTCGGCAACCACGAGAAGACAGAAACCAGCCAGAGCGCGTGCTTTCGCAATTCGTCTCTCTCGTGATCACGACAGCATTCGGCCGAAGCCATCGCGAGCAGCGCTTCTGTGACTGAGTGAACGAACTGGATGAGAATAATCGTGAAAATGGACTGCTTCTCGACCGACTGCAGAAGCAGTTCCTTGATGGGCCGATGGAGCTCCTCCGCCCATTCCTCGACGTTCCTGGCAACCTGCTGCGCGTGCTCGTCGCCGACGTCCGCTTTCAAGAGCGCATTGGTCAGCTCGCCTAGCTTACGAGGAACACCACTGAAATAAGAATCCAGCGGCGATCCGAAGGGTGCCTGACGGGCGTGAGAACTCCCGAGAACGAGCTTCGTCATACTGATGGTGCTCGCTAGGGTTTCCCGTGTGGCATAGCCCGGATCAAAGCGCTCCACGCCGAAGAGCAGGACCGTCATTTTCGCCAATTGCTCTGTCGCAGCGTGAGTGATGACGATGTGATCTTCACGAGCCGCGCCGGTGGCTCCGAGCGCGGCAATCTTCTGAACCAGCGGCACGGCGTCCTCAGGCCGAGATCTGACGGCGAGTTCGCGGGCGCAAGTCCCAAGGATACCCACGGCTCGATAGAGCGCGTCTGGCATCAAATGTGCGACTAGCTGCTCGACTTCGGTTTGCAACTGTCCCGCAGCGTAGCAAGCGTGGGTCTTGGAATCGAAGTCATCACGATACTCGATCCCTAGATACGCCCCAGCCAGCGCTTTCAGGGTGCCGAGCGCACTGATCATCTGCTCTTCGTCTCGACGACCCAGGGCTGACCGATAGTAGTTCTTTATTGCCTCGATCGAGTGAGTAATGATCGGGTCGTGAACATGCTCGTTGTCGCCGATCAACGTGCTCGCGAAGAACGATCGTCCCCGCGCCGCCACATAAAGCTGATTGATAACCACCACGGTTTGGAGGGCTGACTCAGCTGCAATGGCATCACCCTGATCGCTAAGCTTGCGCGCCAGCGCGACTGAGTGCTTCAATCCTTTGTCCGCAGCGATGCGCAGCCGCGGATCGACCTGCGAGATTGTGTATCGCAATTGGTCAAATTTGCCGTCGGCCTGCTGTTTGTCCAAAAGCGGCTCTGCCCAACGAGCGCGCCGATCCCAGCGTCTCGCTTCCTTCGCTACATCGAGCTTGATCAGTTCGAGCTGGTATTCTGGACTGATCAAAGCCAGCGATCGCCGATACGCATAGAGGAACGACCTCAAGATCAGCAGGACGAACAAGATGGCTGCGCCGACGCAGAAGGCGGCGTTTGCCGGTGAAGAGATCAGCGAAAATGAGGCGACACCGATTGCAAGACCAAACGATCCAGCGAACGCGAGCAGCAGTTTGAGATCCGAACTTAGGCGACGAAACAGCCCGAACGGCAGGCGCTCGACGTTCACCTGCATTGCGAACAGGACGAGCGATGCGGCAATAGCTGTGCCGCCGATAAGGGCCGTGCCGGTTCCGACCAGTAAAGTCTGGAGACCCCCTAGGCGAGGCGGAGCGAACCACGCCGCGATTCCCAGCCGTAATTCGCTGAGCAGCTTTGCCCCGACGCCTACCGAGATCAGCCATGCGACGACCTCCGCCCTCCGGCCATGCTGCCTCAGCCAATAGAGGGCACGAACAGAACGACCCGATGCACCGAGCAGTAGTCGAGACCGAATAGTCATGGCAGACTTTCGGGCGCGCTCCATCCAAGCGACCGGCGCTTCTGGCGCAGCTTGCTCCTCATCCGGCGTGTCGACTGTCGCCATAGGGGCTTGATAGGTCCTGCAAGGCGTTGTTGCTAGTTCATGATACGTTCTCAATGCCGACGCTTGTCCCCGATTACTCTCGACAGTCCAACGAGGTTAAGGCCAGTGGATGGGTAATGCTGGCTTAGGGCGCCTGATAGGCAGCATCAGGGTGACAGCACGCCGCCGGTCCTAGGGCTTCCTCGATTCAGCTTGCACTGAAATGGGTTACCAGTTGGCAGCAAGCTCGAAACGGTATGCTCAAACAGCCTTTCTATACCGGCTTACCTGGGCGATCGCTCCCGCATGAGGTCGCGAAGGAACTCCGACCCAGGCTTCGTCCCGGTGACCAGAAGGCTGTCCCGCGCCCGAGTGCAGGCGACGTAGAGCAGCCGTCGCTCTGTCTCGTAGATGTCGTCAAGCTCGGCTTCATCCGCAGCGTCGGCGACCCGCTCATCGAGGGGCAGCACGCCCTCGTCGCAGCACATCACCACGACCGACTTGAACTCAAGACCTTTCGCAAGGTGCATGACGCTAATGGTCGGTCGCGCACCATTAGACGCACGCTCAACCGCTGCTTTCGCACGCTCGACAAGCTGTGGAGTGCGCACGAAGATTCCGATCTCGTCAGGAGCAGCGCCAGCTTCAATCGAAGCATCAATGAACTGCGCGACCGCAGCGGCTTCGTCGTTTGCCGATCCGCAGACCTCGACATGCGGAGGTGGTCCCTCGAATACGGAGATTGTGCCGCGGCGTTCGTCCTCCACCCCATCGACATCCCGCAGTTGTTCGGGAAGCAACCGATCGGCCGCGGAGCGGATCTGCTGTGACGTGCGATAGCAGACCTTGAGCGTCGATGAGCGACCGCGAACATCAACGCCGAGGCTCTTCCATGAGTAGGGATGCTGAAAGATCCGCTGTCCCAAATCGCCTGCAAAGAAGAGAGTGTTCTCGCCGACGGGAGCGATAGCCGCGAAGAACCGAAGCTCGGCCGGACCGAGATCCTGCGCCTCATCGATCAAGATGTGGTCGAATGGCTTCTCTGACTTGGCCGAGTAAGTTTCGGCCAGCTCGCTAAACATCGTCGCCCAGGTCGTGAGGCCCTGCTCGGTAATGACAGAGCGGACACTCTCGAACACCGGCCAGAGCCGCTCCCGCTGGTTCGGTCCCAAGCGGCTCTTTCGGCCCATGCGTTGCACGTCGCGGAAAGCCTCAGCGCTCGCAATACCCCAGGCGTCGATGACATGCGTCCATTCCGACAGCAGGAAGCGCTCCGAAAACCCACGGACGTTGTGCTGCTCAGCAGCCTTCTTGAGCAGGCCCCGTAGCAACTGCTCGCCTGCGATCCGCGGTCGAGCGCCATGGACCAGCTGGAAGAGTTGCTCGGCCACGCGCTGGAATGACTCGACCGTGATCCGCCGCACTACTCCGCTCGTCTCAGGCGAGAGCACCGCGAGCTTCTTCTTGAGAGCATCGGCGAGCGGGTCGGAGAACGTGGTTAGAAGGATGCGCGCTCGTGGATTAGTCTTGGCCAGACGAACAGCACGATGAAGCGCCACGATCGTCTTCCCCGTCCCCGCTGAGCCTGCCACTCGTGCGGATCCGCCATGATCTCGCTCGACCGAGCTTCGCTGCGACGGGTGCAGGAATACGCCCCACTTGTCCCAAGGAAACGAGAGGGCCTGCTCCAGCTCTTCCTGATCCGCGATCGGACGGATGCGCCTGAGCGTGTCGGGGTGTTCGTATGGGTTGATCGTAGCGGCTGGTGCAGGCGCAGGAAGCTTTCCCGTCGCCGCAAATTCGAGCAACGCTTCCGCCGCTTCATCGGGTAGGTGGGCAGCAAGCTTGAAGAAGCCATCTTCGGTTGCGCCGCGCACGTCTTCAACCCAGTCGGCCGGCACGCCGACAGACATGAGCTGATCCTCATCGAGTCCCGCAAAGACCGGAAGCTCCTCGGCAGCAGGAGCCTCAGTGAGACTTTCAAAATTGAAGGCGGAGGGCTGCTGAGTCTCCTCGACCAACTCCCGCACTTCGATGATCTGCATTGCGCCGGTGCGCGGGTGCGCCTCAATCCGCCGGCGCTCGGCCCACACGTAGGCTGGATCGTGGTGGCCAACATAGGCAACGAGCACGCTGTCCGCATTCTTGTGAACGATTAGACGCAGGTCGCGGTTCACGCGCACTGACCAGAAGTTCGGATCCTTCGACTTGTCGATCCGGTGCATCTGTAGGCCGTTGCCGCTCGGATCGATATGCAGGTCAACGACCGTGGATTTCACGGCTTTCGCTTCATGCGCGGGCAGCCGCGCCAGCGCTGCCGTGAAAGTATCAGCAAGATGGAGGTTCATTCGCTTCGCCGCTTATGGCGCGCATCTGCAAGGGCCTGCCCAAGAGCAGTGCGGCGAGGCGAGTTCTCTGCCCGCTCCAGCTGCTTCCGCGCTTCAACCAAAAGACGCTCCAGGTTGACCAGGCGTAGCTTCGTTTTCGCAATGTCAGCTTCGATAGTCCGCACCGTCTTGCTGGCTTTGGCGACCTGGTCAGGAATCGTAAGCCCATTGCCCTTTAATGACCGCCTGGCAGCCTCTCTCCCAGCGTTCTGTGGATTTGCGCCGCGCACCTCGACGACGACATTTGGCTGCGCTTTTTTGGCAGCTTCTCTGGCCTTTCGTTCGGCCTCCTTCTGCGCAGCCGTAAGCTTCTGGCGTTTCGGCTTCTTGTTGATTTGCTTCTTCGGCTTTTTCAGATGCGCATTTAGATCAATCGGTGCGGCTCTCGTCTTCGCACGCGACGGCTGCCCGCCCCATGCACGAATGATCGTCGAGCCACCCAG
It contains:
- a CDS encoding sensor histidine kinase; this encodes MNLPHDLAQAQALALAIVDTLPEPFLVLDDELQLLAGSRCFYEVYGEDPASAHGRSMFELSGGQWDIPGLRQLLAAVVDDRTAIDSFEFERNFAKLGKRTLHLNALPIRDKSGSGRMVLVAIKDITERRAAEQEKQLLLEHTEELLEQQKTLLREMRHRIANSLQIIASILLLKAGAVSSEETKNELRAAHQRVMSVAAVQGHLQASDGIEQIEMGPYLAKLSSGLASSMVDPRQNIDITVTSDRGVLPTSHAVSIGLIVTELIINAVKYAFPEGRSSDRIRVTFEMAKSDWKLTVADNGTGRRQETESGTSTGLGTALVAALAKQLKAQVSETSSSEGLVVAVTKATFESRLPRAA
- a CDS encoding UvrD-helicase domain-containing protein, whose amino-acid sequence is MNLHLADTFTAALARLPAHEAKAVKSTVVDLHIDPSGNGLQMHRIDKSKDPNFWSVRVNRDLRLIVHKNADSVLVAYVGHHDPAYVWAERRRIEAHPRTGAMQIIEVRELVEETQQPSAFNFESLTEAPAAEELPVFAGLDEDQLMSVGVPADWVEDVRGATEDGFFKLAAHLPDEAAEALLEFAATGKLPAPAPAATINPYEHPDTLRRIRPIADQEELEQALSFPWDKWGVFLHPSQRSSVERDHGGSARVAGSAGTGKTIVALHRAVRLAKTNPRARILLTTFSDPLADALKKKLAVLSPETSGVVRRITVESFQRVAEQLFQLVHGARPRIAGEQLLRGLLKKAAEQHNVRGFSERFLLSEWTHVIDAWGIASAEAFRDVQRMGRKSRLGPNQRERLWPVFESVRSVITEQGLTTWATMFSELAETYSAKSEKPFDHILIDEAQDLGPAELRFFAAIAPVGENTLFFAGDLGQRIFQHPYSWKSLGVDVRGRSSTLKVCYRTSQQIRSAADRLLPEQLRDVDGVEDERRGTISVFEGPPPHVEVCGSANDEAAAVAQFIDASIEAGAAPDEIGIFVRTPQLVERAKAAVERASNGARPTISVMHLAKGLEFKSVVVMCCDEGVLPLDERVADAADEAELDDIYETERRLLYVACTRARDSLLVTGTKPGSEFLRDLMRERSPR
- a CDS encoding response regulator → MHALIIEDDDLIAITIEGLLSSCGFTSFDFAVSLDEAVTAARQRCPDLITADIELKPGSGIDAVQTICSENPIPVIFITGRADDARSRMPQHPVLSKPFRVSDVEAAVREVMSE